A genomic window from Manduca sexta isolate Smith_Timp_Sample1 chromosome 5, JHU_Msex_v1.0, whole genome shotgun sequence includes:
- the LOC115455926 gene encoding U6 snRNA-associated Sm-like protein LSm6, whose amino-acid sequence MSRKEALSSFIQQIHGRPVVVKLNSGVDYRGVLACLDGYMNIALEQTEEYVNGQLKNKYGDAFIRGNNVLYISTQKRRM is encoded by the exons ATGAGTCGTAAAGAAGCTTTATCATCCTTCATCCAACAAATCCACGGCCGCCCGGTAGTAGTGAAGTTGAACAGCGGCGTTGATTACAgag GTGTCCTTGCCTGTCTCGACGGTTATATGAACATAGCTTTAGAACAGACCGAAGAGTATGTGAATGGACAGCTCAAAAACAAATATGGTGATGCTTTTATAAGAGGcaacaatgttttatatattagcacGCAAAAGAGAAGAATGTGA
- the LOC115455925 gene encoding GATA zinc finger domain-containing protein 1 yields MPKPTCVQCNTNDSLLWRSGENGQICNDCHLANTAKDSKPEATVKAENDEIKEEKEDKNGKTDAESTPAKATGKGTRKSTRSTRYKAKTPAPAPSKPTAPRGRGRRSIFKRQPLKAPTATATVVTSDSVFYKGTYMQVGDIVSMTDVEGGIYYAQIRGFLTDQYCEKSAVVTWLLPTKASPPPEKCFDPATYIIGPEEELPRKLDVMEFVMHAPSDYYKTGSNPYPLTENDVNNYTGYIWTSLEPKERT; encoded by the exons ATGCCTAAACCAACATGTGTCCAGTGTAATACGAATGACTCGTTACTGTGGCGTAGCGGTGAAAACGGACAAATATGTAATGACTGTCACCTCGCTAACACAGCCAAAGATTCAAAACCAGAAGCCACAGTAAAAGCTGAGAACGACGAAATTAAAGAGGAGAAGGAAGATAAAAATGGCAAAACTGACGCTGAGTCGACGCCTGCGAAGGCGACCGGTAAAGGGACAAGAAAAAGTACGAGATCAACGAGGTATAAAGCAAAAACACCGGCGCCCGCACCGTCTAAGCCGACGGCGCCGCGGGGCCGCGGTCGCAGAAGTATATTTAAGAGACAGCCACTCAAAGCGCCTACAGCCACCGCCACTGTGGTCACTAGTGACTCTGTATTCTATAAG GGCACATACATGCAGGTGGGTGATATAGTATCAATGACAGATGTTGAAGGAGGCATCTACTACGCACAGATCCGGGGCTTCCTCACAGACCAGTACTGCGAGAAGAGTGCAGTGGTCACATGGCTACTGCCCACAAAGGCCAGTCCACCTCCCGAGAAGTGTTTTGATCCTGCCACATATATTAttg GTCCTGAAGAAGAGCTGCCCCGCAAGCTTGATGTCATGGAGTTTGTGATGCATGCTCCATCTGACTACTACAAAACTGGTAGCAACCCCTACCCGCTCACAGAGAACGATGTCAACAACTACACTGGTTACATATGGACGTCTCTTGAACCCAAGGAGCGAACATAG